In Carya illinoinensis cultivar Pawnee chromosome 10, C.illinoinensisPawnee_v1, whole genome shotgun sequence, one DNA window encodes the following:
- the LOC122278842 gene encoding scopoletin glucosyltransferase-like isoform X1, translating to MGSKSSQLHVFFFPFNAPGHMIPMLDMARLFTTRGVKATIITTPFNVPTVVKTIERTKTRGNGVVKIDIQTIEYPAVAETDLPEGYENTDSRTIHEKMTSFITAPAMLRQPLEQLLQNHDHPHCIVADMFFPWVIDATAKFGIPVLVFNSTSIFSSSAGVSMRQYEPQMKVSSDSEPFVIPNFPDEIMLTRMKLPTFSDNKYVQTLFSNFAKEVGESEVRSYGVVFNSFYQLEPAYANHYTEVCGRKAWYIGPVSLCNKDVEDKGQRGLESSIDKHECLKWLNTKHVNSVVYICFGSNASFNDSQLMEIAMGLEASGQQFIWVVRKDKKENEDEVWLPKGFEKRMEGKGLIIRGWAPQVLILDHEAVGGFMTHCGWNSILEGVTAGLPMVTWPLFGDQFLNEKLVTEVLKFGVPVGVQQSCFEMSGNDLCIKKEAIEKAVRQLMESEDQAKETMRSRAKELGEMARRAVEEGGSSYSHLNALIEELKALHS from the coding sequence ATGGGTAGCAAAAGCTCTCAGCTCCATGTattcttctttccctttaacgCCCCTGGCCATATGATACCAATGTTAGACATGGCCAGGCTATTCACAACCCGAGGTGTCAAAGCAACCATAATCACCACCCCGTTCAACGTCCCTACAGTTGTGAAAACGATTGAAAGAACCAAAACTCGCGGCAATGGCGTCGTCAAGATAGATATCCAAACCATCGAGTACCCGGCAGTAGCAGAGACCGACCTCCCAGAAGGGTACGAGAATACTGACTCCAGGACTATCCATGAAAAGATGACCAGTTTCATCACGGCCCCTGCGATGCTCCGGCAACCACTCGAGCAGCTACTGCAAAATCATGATCATCCTCATTGCATTGTTGCTGACATGTTCTTCCCATGGGTAATTGATGCTACCGCAAAATTTGGTATCCCAGTGCTCGTTTTTAATTCAACCAGTATTTTTTCTTCGTCCGCAGGGGTAAGCATGCGACAGTACGAGCCTCAAATGAAAGTTTCATCTGATTCTGAACCATTCGTCATCCCTAATTTTCCTGACGAGATAATGTTGACAAGAATGAAACTGCCTACCTTCAGTGATAATAAATacgttcaaacattattttCCAACTTTGCGAAAGAAGTTGGAGAATCCGAGGTGAGGAGCTATGGGGTTGTTTTCAACAGCTTCTACCAGCTCGAGCCGGCTTATGCAAATCATTACACGGAGGTTTGCGGAAGAAAGGCATGGTATATAGGCCCAGTTTCACTCTGCAACAAGGACGTTGAAGACAAAGGTCAGAGGGGATTAGAATCCTCCATTGATAAACATGAATGCTTGAAGTGGCTTAACACAAAGCATGTCAATTCCGTTGTTTATATATGTTTCGGAAGCAATGCTAGCTTCAATGATTCTCAGCTAATGGAGATTGCAATGGGTCTTGAGGCTTCTGGGCAGCAATTCATCTGGGTTGTGAggaaagacaaaaaagaaaatgaagatgaagTTTGGTTACCCAAGGGATTTGAgaagagaatggaaggtaaGGGACTGATTATAAGAGGTTGGGCACCCCAAGTTTTGATTTTGGATCATGAAGCAGTGGGAGGATTTATGACACATTGTGGTTGGAACTCGATATTAGAAGGAGTGACTGCTGGGCTGCCTATGGTGACATGGCCTCTGTTTGGTGATCAATTTCTCAACGAGAAGTTAGTGACTGAGGTATTGAAGTTTGGGGTTCCTGTTGGTGTTCAACAATCATGTTTTGAAATGAGTGGGAATGATCTTTGTATCAAGAAGGAAGCAATAGAAAAGGCAGTGAGGCAACTCATGGAAAGTGAAGATCAAGCAAAGGAAACCATGAGAAGCAGAGCCAAAGAGCTTGGGGAGATGGCAAGGAGAGCCGTTGAAGAAGGTGGATCATCTTATTCCCATTTAAATGCTTTAATTGAAGAGTTAAAGGCCCTCCACAGTTAG
- the LOC122278842 gene encoding UDP-glucose flavonoid 3-O-glucosyltransferase 7-like isoform X2 gives MGVSMRQYEPQMKVSSDSEPFVIPNFPDEIMLTRMKLPTFSDNKYVQTLFSNFAKEVGESEVRSYGVVFNSFYQLEPAYANHYTEVCGRKAWYIGPVSLCNKDVEDKGQRGLESSIDKHECLKWLNTKHVNSVVYICFGSNASFNDSQLMEIAMGLEASGQQFIWVVRKDKKENEDEVWLPKGFEKRMEGKGLIIRGWAPQVLILDHEAVGGFMTHCGWNSILEGVTAGLPMVTWPLFGDQFLNEKLVTEVLKFGVPVGVQQSCFEMSGNDLCIKKEAIEKAVRQLMESEDQAKETMRSRAKELGEMARRAVEEGGSSYSHLNALIEELKALHS, from the exons ATGG GGGTAAGCATGCGACAGTACGAGCCTCAAATGAAAGTTTCATCTGATTCTGAACCATTCGTCATCCCTAATTTTCCTGACGAGATAATGTTGACAAGAATGAAACTGCCTACCTTCAGTGATAATAAATacgttcaaacattattttCCAACTTTGCGAAAGAAGTTGGAGAATCCGAGGTGAGGAGCTATGGGGTTGTTTTCAACAGCTTCTACCAGCTCGAGCCGGCTTATGCAAATCATTACACGGAGGTTTGCGGAAGAAAGGCATGGTATATAGGCCCAGTTTCACTCTGCAACAAGGACGTTGAAGACAAAGGTCAGAGGGGATTAGAATCCTCCATTGATAAACATGAATGCTTGAAGTGGCTTAACACAAAGCATGTCAATTCCGTTGTTTATATATGTTTCGGAAGCAATGCTAGCTTCAATGATTCTCAGCTAATGGAGATTGCAATGGGTCTTGAGGCTTCTGGGCAGCAATTCATCTGGGTTGTGAggaaagacaaaaaagaaaatgaagatgaagTTTGGTTACCCAAGGGATTTGAgaagagaatggaaggtaaGGGACTGATTATAAGAGGTTGGGCACCCCAAGTTTTGATTTTGGATCATGAAGCAGTGGGAGGATTTATGACACATTGTGGTTGGAACTCGATATTAGAAGGAGTGACTGCTGGGCTGCCTATGGTGACATGGCCTCTGTTTGGTGATCAATTTCTCAACGAGAAGTTAGTGACTGAGGTATTGAAGTTTGGGGTTCCTGTTGGTGTTCAACAATCATGTTTTGAAATGAGTGGGAATGATCTTTGTATCAAGAAGGAAGCAATAGAAAAGGCAGTGAGGCAACTCATGGAAAGTGAAGATCAAGCAAAGGAAACCATGAGAAGCAGAGCCAAAGAGCTTGGGGAGATGGCAAGGAGAGCCGTTGAAGAAGGTGGATCATCTTATTCCCATTTAAATGCTTTAATTGAAGAGTTAAAGGCCCTCCACAGTTAG